The following nucleotide sequence is from Desulfobacterales bacterium.
GAACAAAAAAGCATCGGCGGCGATGTCAGTCAGCTTATCCGTTCAATGACCGTCCTGTCCGCAGAGCCCATGAGCAAGCAGGAATTCATAGACAGCCGTCCCCGGCAGCGCCCTTTCCGGATGATCTGGGAAATAGAGAAGGACGGCCGGCGCTCATGGATCGGCGGAACCGCGCACTTTTTCTGCTACAGCTTCGAGTCCTCGTTTTACCGGCTCTTCGAAAAGGCGGATCATATCCTGTTTGAAGGGCCCCTCGATCAGCCAAGTCTTGACAGTGTTGCAAAGATCGGGCGAAACCCGGGGCCGGATTCCCCGCGTGTCATCGATCATCTGAACGAGGAGGAGATTCGTCGCCTTGAACGGGTCGTATGCGGGCCCCGCGGGTTTTGGGCCAAATTGCTGAACAGCCAGTGGGACAATCCGCCGGATGTACGTCACATCCTTGCCGAAACCCGCCACTGGATGGCTTTTTTTTCGCTGTGGACCGGCTATCTGGCCCGTCAGGGCTGGACCGGATCCGTCGATCTGGAGGCCTGGCAGATCGCCCGAGAGATGGGCAAGCCCATCCACTACATGGAGAGTATTCCCGATCAGGTGGAAACCCTCGAGAGCATCCCGATTCCCCGTATCACCCATTTTCTTCGAAGTTGCCGCCGCTGGGGACGCTACACCCGACGGTTCGTGCGCGCCTATCTCAAGGGAGATCTGGACGGGCTTTACGGTACGAGCGTCGAGTTTCCGACGCGTACCGAAACGGTGATCCGGCGCCGGAACCATCTTTTCCTGAACCGGATGAAACCTTTTATCGAAACAGGCGCTGCCGTGGTTTTTGTCGGCTCCGCCCATATGATCAACCTGCGCGGCATGCTGTCCGATACAGGATTCCGCATCCGGAGACACAGATGAAATGAATCCTGATTCCAGTGAAAAGTTCAAAGCACCGGGTTTTTGGGAAAGCCTCCGGGAGGCTTTTCTGGGGGCGCCCCGAACCTTTGCCTGCCTTCAGGTGGAAGTCACGTCCCGCTGCCCGGCCCGCTGCAACTACTGCCCGCATACGACCTTAAAGGATGTGTGGCAGCCGCGGGACATGAGCCTGGAGACATTCGGCCGGCTGTGGCCGGCCATGCGGGCAAGCGCCCGGGTGCACCTGCAGGGCTGGGGCGAACCGCTGATGAATCCGGCCTTTTTCAAGATGACCGCGATTGCGAGAAAAGCCGGCTGCCGTGTATCCACAACAACCTGCGGCCTTCATCTGAACGAGGAACTGGCGAGAAAAATCGTCGACAGCGGCATCGACATCATCGCCTTTTCTCTTGCCGGCACCGATGCCGCCACCAACGAAGTGCGCCGCGGCGCCGATTTCGAAAAAGTATGCCGATCCATCGCCACATTACAGAATATCCGGCGTGCTCGCGGCGGAGTCCACCTGGAAGTCCACTTTGCCTATTTGATGCTCGCATCCACGATGGAATCGGTTCGGACTCTTCCGGCCTTGGCAAAAGAGCTGGGGGTCCACGCGGCCGTCGTCAGCACCCTCGACTACATTCCGGCTTCAGGTTTTGAAAAGGAGGCCTTTGGCCCCCACGAAGCCGAAAAACTGGCCCAAGCAACCGGATGGCTCAAAGAAGCCGAAGCTAAAGCCAGGGCTTTGGAAGTAGACTTTCACTGGTCGCTGCCAAGTCCCGACGCACCCGGAAACGAATGTCGGGAAAACGTCTCCCGCTGCTTTTATATTGCTGCCGACGGAGCCGTATCTCCCTGCGTCTACCTGAATCTGCCGGTGCGTATGGAAGACCCCGGACGCCGGATCTTCGGCAATGTCAACGAGCGTGAGGTGCTGGAAATCTGGGCTGATGAGCGTTTTCTGGCTTTTCGCAAAGCCCTGGCGAGCGGCGCACCGGACCCTGCATGCAAAAGCTGTCCGAAAAGGTTTATGGCCGGATGAATGCTTATACAGACTTTTCGATGGGGTATTTATCTAAAACGGAGAGTCCGACCAGATAATGGCCCTTAAAGCGGCCCTGCTCGCTTTTGGTGATGTGCCGGATTTGGGTTTTGATGTTTTCAATGGAAGCGGATGTTTCCTTCGGATAATATTTCATTTCAATCACATCATCAACTTTGATGTGATTCATGACGGCGGAGTTTTCTTTTACCAGGATGCACATCCCCTTATTGGAAATATCCCAGATTTTAAACTGATAAAAGGACCCGATGCTGTATATTTGAAACTCAACGCAATGGTACTGATCGGTATACGATCGGGGTTCGGAACGGCGTCCATCCTGGGAATCCGTGAAAGAATCATTTGACATGGTTTTCTCCGCGTTTTTGGGTTTCGTTTACCTGCCGGATTATTTCGGCTTATTGTTTTTCTGAACCGAAACAGGAGCCGTCGAATTTGCATCCGTTAAAGCGGCAGATTCGAAAGCCGTTTTTCTCCGAATTTCATGGGCAGCACCGTAGCCAGAACACAGATGATGAGTACCAATACAAAGGAACCGACGATCCAAAACCATTCAAACGGGGTCAAAGCCTGTTTACGCAAGTCCGCCATAAAAAGGCTGTAGACCGGACTCGCCTCCAGCACGATTACCGTGCTGATGAATCCGGCGGACAGGGCCATAAAAAGAAAGCCGCCGAAACTGGTAACGGTTTGGGTCGGATTTTCGGAATTGAAATCTGCATAAGCCGCACCCAGTCCGATCCCCATGGAAACGACCCCCGGGACGATAAAAAACATGGTTATGGTTGAAAGCGCCATCATAAACGGCGTTACGTTCAGAAGTATATTCGTGGCAACTGTAATGATTTCTGACAGAAAAAGCAAGGGAACAAAATATATGGTAAACTTTATCCATAAAAAGGCTTTCAGGGTCACCGGCGCAGACTTAATCAGCCAGAATGCCTCCCCCTCGGTGCTGACAGCCGGATAAGCGAAGCGGGCGGCAATGGCGATCAGCACAAACGAAGCCAGGCCCATATTTAAAAATGATAACAGATTCTGCAGATAAACGGTCTGAATGGGAGATTTTTCCAGCGGCAGCACCTTGAAGTTATAAATATAGATGATCACGAGGGCCGCGATCAGAAAAAGCTGGGACCATTGCGTTTGGTCCCGCAAAAAGGTTTTGACTTCTTTTACCGTCAGGGCGTGGATCGGGTCCGGCAAAAAGGCAAGGAAGCGGCCTCTGGAGCCGTTGAACTTAAAAAAACGCATGGCTGCCGTCTGGGTTTTTGAAAGCCCTTTAAAATAGACCGCATCCGCCATAATAACATTCAAAAAAATCAGAACAAGGGCGCCGCTCCAGGACAGCGTGGTATGGAACAGCGCCGTCATCGTCTCTCCAGTGAGGGCCGCACGGATGCTGTCGTAGGCCCAGGTGCTGGGAAGAAACGGGGATGCGGGCGTACGCAGCGTATTGAGATAGACCAGCACCGAAGCAAACGCTTCCGGATCCACCAGACGCTCGGGGCGCAGCAGGCGGAATGCCAGGAACAGAATCAGAAACAGGGCGATGCCCAGAAAGACGAAAATGGATCGAATGCGGCTGGCGGGCACCAGCATTACCGCCAGCATCACCAGAAAAGAACTGATGACGGATGCGATCAGGCTGAGGGCGACAATCGTCAAGGCAAAAATTAAAAAATAAAATGGCGTTACCTGAAAGACAATGCCGTATGCAAGAAAGACCGGCAAGGTATAGACAATGACCATCCAGGAACTGTCGATGGTGCTTTCGATCCAGCGGGCCAGGAAAATTTTATAGCTCGAAACCGGCATGGAATGAACCAGGGCAAGATCCCGGCTCAGGTATAGCTTGGAAAGAAAGGTCAGAATACTGCTGAAAATCAGCAATGAAAAGAAAGTGACCAGGATCATAGAGAGGAGCTTGTAGGCCAGCAGGTCGCCGAACCCTTCAACACCCTTGAAATAGCGCAGGATACGGTATGACAGAATAAAAATACCACCCCAAAAAAAGGCGCCCAGCACCCCGAAAATTAAAATCTTGATCAGCTGCCCCTTATCGGTTTTGAGCTTGATCGGGTTCTTAAAGGACCAGATTCTTGGTTTTAAAAGTGTAATGATATCTTTCATATGTTGTGCAAAATTCAGCCGTTAATTTTCGGTTGTCAGCTTGATGAACACATCCTCCAGGGCTGCGCCCTGGAGGTGGGTATTTTGTCTCAACTCGTCGGTGGTACCGATTGCCAGCAGGGCGCCCTTGTGAATAACGCCGATGCGATCACAGACGTCTTCAGCCACCTGCAACGTGTGGGTGGACATGAAAATGGCGGCGCCTTCAGCGGCCAGGCGTTTAAACAGGCTTTTCACCATCTTGATGGCGACCGGATCGAGCCCCACCATGGGCTCGTCAACGATGATGACTTCCGGGTTATGCAGCAGGGCGGCTGCCATGATCAGACGCTGTTTCATTCCGTGAGAAAAAGATCCGATCAATTCGTTGGCCCAGTCCAGGAGTGAAAACAGGTGCAATTTTTCTTGGGCTCTATCCACAAAACCGGAACCATCAACGCCGTACAGCGCTGCCGTAAACCTTAAAAATTCCATGGCGGTAATTTTTTCATAGAGATACGGCCGATCGGGGATAAAGCCTATTTTGGTTTTGGCCTGTTCCGGATGGGTCGCCATGTTGGTTCCGCAAATATTCACGCTGCCGGAAGTCGGGGCCAGCAATCCGCCCATCATTTTAATGGTGGTGGTTTTGCCGGCGCCGTTGGGTCCGATGAAGCCAAAGATCTGACCGGCGGGAACGGTCAGACTTAACGTGTTCACCGCAAGGGTTTTGCCATAGTGCTTTGTTGTATTTTGAAGTTCAATCATATGATCCAAAGGTTCAAGGTTCAAAGGTTCAAGGTTCAAGCGTTCAAGGGTTTATTTTTTTAATGACTTTCAGCATTCTTTCAACCTTTTCGAGTTCCAGATTGGCAGCTAATACGGAGATAATTCATATTTTCAAAACGGCAGGATCTCCAATTTCACTTTGCCGATGATTCCCATAATATCGAGCTGCAGGGAGTGTGCACCACTGGAGAAGCGAATGTGGGTTACGTCGGCCGGCATCTGGCCAAATAAGGCGTCCGCCGTAATCCACTCACCAAAGTATAGATTATTCCAGGCATGGTAGTAAAATCGCCCGTTTAAGTAGACCAGCCCGGCTTCGACTTTAACGGGAATACCGGCCGCCCTGGCAAGAGCCGACAGCAGCATGGCATGTTCGTTGCAATCCCCCACACGGTTTTCCAGGGTTGAAAGTGCATCCGGCAGCGACAGGACCGGGCGCTTTTCAATATTTTGATACACCCAGTCCATCAGTTTTTTGGCTTTGACTACGGCGGTATCATCCGCCGACACGACGGAATCTGCCAGTTTTCTGATTATGGGGTCATCCGACTGGATAAAAAGGGATGGTTTGAGAAATTCGGCCATGGCGTCATTCCCGCTTTTTTCAGCACGGTCGGACGGAAGCCCGTTGAGGGATTCCCGGACGATGGTCAGGGTATTCTGCCGGAATGTCTGTCTGCCGCCGTCCAGAAAGACTTCACTTGATTGAATCCCGTCGATTTTTAACCGGAGCCTGTCAAGCTGTTCGGCATTTTCGATTCGGATATTCGCGGGAACCGAAGCCACTTGGGTAAGGTCCTGGCTGGATACTACCGGAAGCCCGAACAGGGCATCCGTTCGGGTGGTTTTTTCAAGACTGATTCCCAGAAGTCCCTGTTCCTTTAATATTTCGCCGGATTCTCCGATCCAGGCCAGCTGGGTGGCGCCTTTAAAAGACAGGGACACTTTCCGGGCTTTCAGGAGCTGCCCCATGATGCGGATATCTTCCCGGCCCAGCACCCGGATGTCCACCGGCTGCCGGCTCATGGTGGCCGGATCAAACACGAACAGCGTCAGCACCTGGGAATCGTCAAATTCGGAAGCCATGACCGCATCGATAATGCCGGTGGTTAGATAAAGTTTCTGATCCAACTGGAGCGTGTCTTTCCGGGGTGAGCCGGAACTTTGCGAGATAATCGTGAGGGCGTTGTCCGAGACCGACCCCTTGGCGGTAAACTGAAACCGCCCCGAGCTTATTTTAAAATCAAAAGCCGCCAGGCTGAAATCAGGGTGGAGCCTTCCGGTGGTGTTGAGGTTGATGTCCTGGACCATGCCCATGGTATTGATGCGCAGATACAGGGTTTCCTGCAATTGATAGCCGGTGGGCATCTTCGACAGGGTTGAGTGGGATACGCCGATTTTTTCACCATTTTGAAAAATATTTTTCCAGGTATCTTTTTCCGGCACGGATGCATCTGAAGATATGGCAATGCTGAACTGGTCTGCCGGACGTTCATCAAAAAAGCCGATTCGCTGGGAAAAAAGGGTTAAAAATAGAATTCCGGAAAGGGCTGCCCCTATCCAGAAAATTTTCATTCTTTTAAAATACATGGCATCCGTATGATTTGAATGTGGTCGCTGTTGTCAACAAACCGTCCCATTTCAGTGCAAAACCGCTGGGGCGTTCATAACAGTGACGCAAGCGATAGGGTATTTTACTCGGTATGCTCTTTAATGACTTTGCTCCGTGATGTAAACGAAATACCCTGCTGGCCGTATGTGCCGATCATCACCGATTCGATGATCGGCGGGTTGACCATCCGGGCAGACGACCACTTGATGATAAAGTTGGCGCCCGAACCGCCGATCTTATCGGCTTCCTTGATAATAAAACGGGTTGTGGACAGGGCGTTGAGTTGCAGCGGGCCTTCAATATATTGTTTGATAAGCTTGCCGCCGGAATCGTTATAGTCCGCCAGCAGGATATCAATGGGATAAACGGGGTCTATGTTTCGGATGCTCACGGTTACCGCCAGATAAAACGGCTGCTCCCGGTTGCCGCTGTAAATGTGAGAATAGATCGGGACATACAGGGTTTGCCCCTTTGACAGAACCGGATCGGATTCGGCCCGGACATCCCCATGGCCGTTAGGGAGGAATCCGGACAGCAGAAGGAACAGAACCACTATTACGGATGTTTTAGGAATATTCATCTATAATTTTCCTTTGACTGGTTAACCCCGTTTGAACGGGATCGCCTCTATTTTGAGCGAGATTCAGGAAAAAACTGAAAAAATAATATAACAGGTTCATCGTCAGTACAATGATTTTTTTCCCAAAGCCTGCTAAAGACCTGCAATGATTCGGGTCGGCAATATCTTCAGCAGGCGCGCGATGATGCACCAGGGCATGGCCGGAACCGTGGACGACCGAACCTTGCGTTCGATCAAGTTTGCCATCAGCAAGGCCGCTTTCTCAGTCGAAATCAGAAAGGGCCGGCTGCGCAGCATCCGGTTCAGGGGGGTGTCGATGTAGCCGGGGTAAAAGACGGTGACGGCTATGTTTTTTCGGTACGCTTCGGCCCGCAGGGCTTCAAGATAACAGGCAAATCCGGCTTTTGAGGCGCAATAGGACGATCCCCGTGGTGTGCCGCGAAACGCTGCCACCGAACTGGTGCCGACAATGTGACCGCTTCCCCGTTGCAGGAAATAGGCAACCGCAGCATCAACCGTTGCCATGGCGCCGATGAGGTTTGTCTCGATGGTGCGCCGGGCGCTGCTGAACTCCCCGGTGCCGATTTTTTCCCCCAGACCGATGCCGGCATTGGCAAAAACGATGTCCAGTCCCCCCAGGTCCTCAGCAAACCCCTGGAGGGCAGGGGAGATGGTATCGTATTCGGTCACATCGAGCCGGCGGACGCTGACCTGAACCGCGGGATGGACGCGTTCGATGTCCGTCCGGACCGTTTGCAATTCTTCCAGGCGTCTTGCGGCAAGCGCCAGGGCATAGCCGCGACCGGCCATTTCATGCGCCAGTGAGCGTCCAATCCCCGACGAGGCGCCCGTTATCATGATGGATTTTGTCATGGGGTTCCCTCCTCCGGTTGGCATAATTTACAGTGCATAACTTTGGATATTCTATATCAGATGTTGCCTTTCTTGTAACAATATAATATGAAAACAAACCTTTGGTATGAAAAAAAATGGAGCACATATATGAAAGTCAATGAGGTTCCCCAGGAACGCGGCATCATGCCCGAAGACCTGCATGAAGTCTGCTACGCGGTGGATGAAGGCGGCAACTACGTTTTGGCCGAAAGTGTCGGATGGGAACCGAAAAATGTCGCCAACGATCAGGCCTGGGAGGTCATTCATGCCCAGGTGGCGGATGCGTTGGAGAAAATCCATGCCGGCCGGCAGAGCCCCCTGGCGTTTCACATGGCCATAAACCAGATGAATATCAGCCTCCTTGCCAAATATGTCCGCATGAACCGCTGGCGGGTCAAGCGCCATCTGAAACCGGATGTGTTCAAGGGTTTAAAACCCGACATGTTCAGGCGATATGCCGAGGTTTTCGGTATTACGGTGGAACAGCTTATGAAAGTTCCTTCCAACGCAACGCATTGTTTTAAGAAAGTTTTACATCCATGCAGATAGATTTCAAACACAGGCTGTCGGCCCATTGTGAAAGCGGCGTTTCTTCAAACCTGCTGTTTCATTACGGGGTGGATATCAGCGAAGCCATGGTCTTTGGCGTCGGCGCCGGACTCTTTTTCGGATACCTTCCGTTTATCAGGATCAATCATCTTCCGTTGACAACGTTTCGCTGTGAAGTCGGCGGCATACTGAAGCGCCTGACCCGGAAACTGGGGGTGAAAATTCATTTCGAAAAATTCCGGAATTCCGAAAAGGCAATGGCGG
It contains:
- a CDS encoding transglutaminase-like domain-containing protein encodes the protein MYFKRMKIFWIGAALSGILFLTLFSQRIGFFDERPADQFSIAISSDASVPEKDTWKNIFQNGEKIGVSHSTLSKMPTGYQLQETLYLRINTMGMVQDINLNTTGRLHPDFSLAAFDFKISSGRFQFTAKGSVSDNALTIISQSSGSPRKDTLQLDQKLYLTTGIIDAVMASEFDDSQVLTLFVFDPATMSRQPVDIRVLGREDIRIMGQLLKARKVSLSFKGATQLAWIGESGEILKEQGLLGISLEKTTRTDALFGLPVVSSQDLTQVASVPANIRIENAEQLDRLRLKIDGIQSSEVFLDGGRQTFRQNTLTIVRESLNGLPSDRAEKSGNDAMAEFLKPSLFIQSDDPIIRKLADSVVSADDTAVVKAKKLMDWVYQNIEKRPVLSLPDALSTLENRVGDCNEHAMLLSALARAAGIPVKVEAGLVYLNGRFYYHAWNNLYFGEWITADALFGQMPADVTHIRFSSGAHSLQLDIMGIIGKVKLEILPF
- a CDS encoding DUF3124 domain-containing protein, which gives rise to MNIPKTSVIVVLFLLLSGFLPNGHGDVRAESDPVLSKGQTLYVPIYSHIYSGNREQPFYLAVTVSIRNIDPVYPIDILLADYNDSGGKLIKQYIEGPLQLNALSTTRFIIKEADKIGGSGANFIIKWSSARMVNPPIIESVMIGTYGQQGISFTSRSKVIKEHTE
- a CDS encoding radical SAM protein, which translates into the protein MNPDSSEKFKAPGFWESLREAFLGAPRTFACLQVEVTSRCPARCNYCPHTTLKDVWQPRDMSLETFGRLWPAMRASARVHLQGWGEPLMNPAFFKMTAIARKAGCRVSTTTCGLHLNEELARKIVDSGIDIIAFSLAGTDAATNEVRRGADFEKVCRSIATLQNIRRARGGVHLEVHFAYLMLASTMESVRTLPALAKELGVHAAVVSTLDYIPASGFEKEAFGPHEAEKLAQATGWLKEAEAKARALEVDFHWSLPSPDAPGNECRENVSRCFYIAADGAVSPCVYLNLPVRMEDPGRRIFGNVNEREVLEIWADERFLAFRKALASGAPDPACKSCPKRFMAG
- a CDS encoding PilZ domain-containing protein; translated protein: MSNDSFTDSQDGRRSEPRSYTDQYHCVEFQIYSIGSFYQFKIWDISNKGMCILVKENSAVMNHIKVDDVIEMKYYPKETSASIENIKTQIRHITKSEQGRFKGHYLVGLSVLDKYPIEKSV
- a CDS encoding SDR family oxidoreductase, whose protein sequence is MTKSIMITGASSGIGRSLAHEMAGRGYALALAARRLEELQTVRTDIERVHPAVQVSVRRLDVTEYDTISPALQGFAEDLGGLDIVFANAGIGLGEKIGTGEFSSARRTIETNLIGAMATVDAAVAYFLQRGSGHIVGTSSVAAFRGTPRGSSYCASKAGFACYLEALRAEAYRKNIAVTVFYPGYIDTPLNRMLRSRPFLISTEKAALLMANLIERKVRSSTVPAMPWCIIARLLKILPTRIIAGL
- a CDS encoding TraB/GumN family protein — translated: MLDQSEINNILMKARVPEHSAAFMRAMSGGELFVIGRYLFIAAQDWLLAIGYPLGNDYMPEEFDQAVQAAVSRTGARKCWAVCPALPDRLKPHSRNRDCYYILPADSGTPPRLERLAERASATLTVERSTQFGPAHRRLWAEFTARKPLPANVQELFARTEDVLAKVDGLRLLNAWDPEGNLAACLLIDEAPVRFTTYLLGAHSRVHYTPYASDLLFREMIVAAKDSGKEFLHLGLGVNDGIRRFKTKWGGKPGPVYESAEWSEQKSIGGDVSQLIRSMTVLSAEPMSKQEFIDSRPRQRPFRMIWEIEKDGRRSWIGGTAHFFCYSFESSFYRLFEKADHILFEGPLDQPSLDSVAKIGRNPGPDSPRVIDHLNEEEIRRLERVVCGPRGFWAKLLNSQWDNPPDVRHILAETRHWMAFFSLWTGYLARQGWTGSVDLEAWQIAREMGKPIHYMESIPDQVETLESIPIPRITHFLRSCRRWGRYTRRFVRAYLKGDLDGLYGTSVEFPTRTETVIRRRNHLFLNRMKPFIETGAAVVFVGSAHMINLRGMLSDTGFRIRRHR
- a CDS encoding ABC transporter ATP-binding protein; the protein is MIELQNTTKHYGKTLAVNTLSLTVPAGQIFGFIGPNGAGKTTTIKMMGGLLAPTSGSVNICGTNMATHPEQAKTKIGFIPDRPYLYEKITAMEFLRFTAALYGVDGSGFVDRAQEKLHLFSLLDWANELIGSFSHGMKQRLIMAAALLHNPEVIIVDEPMVGLDPVAIKMVKSLFKRLAAEGAAIFMSTHTLQVAEDVCDRIGVIHKGALLAIGTTDELRQNTHLQGAALEDVFIKLTTEN